The genomic segment AATTTTCTCTGAGCAGGAGAATCATCTACGATCAATATTTTTTTGGACATACAATATACACCTCATCCGGAATAGGGTTTATTTATCCGACCTTACGTAATCGGATTAGATATTCTTTATATAGTTGAATCTTATTCTGGATTTTAACTTAGGGAGAGAGTTGCTACTAAGCTTTCCTGGATGAAATAGGACGATTGGAGAACGAAAATCTTTCAATTAATTTCATTTGATAGAAATAATTATTTTGTGGAACAGATTATAAAAAACAGCCTTAATAGAATCAGAATAACGTGTGTGATTTTTCTCTCTAATTAATAATAGATTCGATAGAGTGTTGTGTTGAAGTTCATTGCATGTCAAATGAGGCAGATTAGTACAAGATCGATACCTCTTCTGAGGTATGATGATTTAAGAATCAAGTTTCTCGGTATACGTTAGTTATTTTGGATTAGAAAATAAATTTCCAAAGATTGATTTGGTTTCAAACATTTTGGTGAAAATTGATCTTTATCAATTTCTTGGAGATCAATATGAATGAAATGGGAACATTTTCTGCGTAATTTGTCTTTCGGATAACGTTAGTCTAGAAAACCGGAAGAGATGACGCGCGTTGAGAATTAAACGTGTTCTAATCTTTAATAGGTAAAGAAACTGTAACGGTAATTCCTTGTTTTTAGGTATACCTGGGATCGACCTTACTTCGAACTCGTTTTTAAGATTATTGTTCAGGTATCCACAGAAATCGAAATGTAAATGTCCGAACGATTGGAAGAATATTCCAAAGAATTGATCAATAACTCACTAAATATCATGAAGCGAATCCTCATCTAAACTATGCCCATCGGAGGGTGGTGCAATTTCTGGGATGGGCGGACGGAATTGTTTGTATAAGATTACTCTTTACAAAAAATATTACTGAATTATAACTCCCCGGGATTTATGTCCAGGGAGAGAACTTAAATGATATTAGCAGCAAGGATTTTAGCGGCTATCGTCGGCTTATTGCATGTTTGGATTTTCATTATGGAAAGTGTGTTATGGATGCGTCCTCGTATTCACAGAAGATTCGGAGTAACCGATACAAAATTGGCGGAAGCGATGAAGGGCGTTTTTTTAAATCAAGGATTTTATAATTTATTTCTTGCGATCGGTGCGTTGTATGGAGCGATCTTTTTCGAGATGCACACATGTTTTGCCCCATCAATCCTTGTATTCTCTTGTCTTTCTGTCTTTGGTGCGGGACTTGTATTATTAGTTTCTAAACCTGCGATGGCAAGAGCTGCGATCATCCAAGGACTTCCTCCTTTGATTGCAGTTATACTGTATTTTATTTCTATCAACGGATAAAATTCTAATAGATTCGCCCGAAAATTTTTAAGATACTTCTTAGGATTTTTTCGGGCGAAACTTTTAAACTTACGGATGTTTATTAGAAAAATTTAGAATGTACCAATTGATCCATTCATTCTTAGAGGCAAACTTCAATCCGGTCACCGATTTTAATGCAGAAATAAGCAACTTTCTGTTTCGAGATCTTGAATCTTCTTGAAGCAATCGAATTAAAACAGGCACGCTCGCCGGATCTTTTTTAGCTCCTAATTGGGAAACAGCTACCTGGTGAAGATTGATGTTTTCGCTTTCCGCATATTTTTCCAAAATTTTACGAGATTCTTCGCTTGGGATAGAGGTGATTGCAGCAAGAGTGATGGGAGCTAAATCCGGAAAATCTTCTGTTTTTTTATCTAATAGAGACAAAGATTTAGGAGAAGCGATCATCCCTAAACTTTCGGAAGCGATCTTCGCCAATTTTTGATCTTTAGATTTACAAGCTTCTTCTACATAAGGGAGGCCTTCTTCCGAGCCGATTGCTCCAAGCGCCCAAACAGCTCCGTATTTTGCTTCGGTCTGATCTTCTTTTAATATTTTAACAAGTACTGGAATACTCTTTTTATCACCTAAATATCCTAATGATTGAGCAATAATCTCTCTATCTGGAATATTAGGATCTAATAATGTTTTTTCTATTTCTTCCCTTGCTTTTGAGAATTTGATACGACCCAAAACATGAGAAGCCGGAGCTTTTGCTGCTGCTTTCCCTTTAATTAGAACTTCTAAAATGCGAGTTGAAAATCCAGGATCCGGGATTCCGATCAAAACATCAGCCGCTCTATATCGGATCTCTCTATCTTGGTTCTCTAAAATAGGAAGGACCAAAGGTAAAATTTTAGGGTCTTTAATATCTACAAGAGCGATGGAAGAATTTTCCCTTCCCTTGTCGAAATTAGACTGAATTGCTTTTACTAAAAGTGGAATGGATTTTTTGCTTCTGATCTTTCCTAGAGCAAGATAGGATGCGGCTAAACTAGGACCAGGCTCAGAATTGGAAGCAAGATCAATTAGATAATCTTCTGCTTCAATAATATTCAATTTCCCTAATGCCATTGCAAACGTTTTGGCCTTATCCGGATCTTTATTCGATTTGGCGGAAGCTAAGATGATCTTTCCGGATTGCCTTGCATTGATCCGGACTAAGGTGTCTACTGCCAATAATCGGATACTTCCATCTTCTTGGTTTAAAAGAGAAGAAACCCGATTGCCTGCCCCAGGATCTTCCATTCTTGCGATGGATTCCAGAACCGTTGCTATATCAATCTCTGATTTAGGATCTAAAAAATTTAAGATTTCAGGAAGAGAGGACTTATCCTTCCAAATTCCTAATGCTAAAATAGCGGGACCTTTCGTAATCTTTTCGGATGATCTCATCCATTCTCGAGCGATTGGAATATACTTCCTTTCGTTTAAGGAAGCTAATTCTAAAATTGCTTGGGATCTCATTCTTGGATTTTGGCTTTTTAGATCGGAAACTACTTGCTCTAAGCTTGGGCTTTCTTCTTCCTCGGCTTCAGGTAAAAGGTCTGGGCGAGGAGGACCGAAACATCCCAACATCAAGCTAAAAACCGTAACGCCGCATATTATACTTATTATAGCGCGTCTAAATATCATAAAAATAGAATATACTAGTAATTTCATAAATATTATCTAGGCACCGACTCGGAGGCTTGTCTTAATTGTTGTAATTCCTTCTGCCAAGAACTTATATCAGAATTTGCTTGAGGGATCTGAGAAACATCCATTCTGCCTTGTTGTATCGCGTATTGGACTAATTGTATCCTGGATTCTAGTTCGGAAATTTTATATGAGAAATAAGCCTTTTGCTCTTCCGGAGTTACATTAGGATCAGTGGGACGAGTAGGAACCGATCCAGGTTGCGCGTATTTACCTTCATTCCTCGACAATGCAAATTTAGATTCAGCAGAAGTAACTTTATCTAGTTGTTCTCTCGCTTTTTTCTCATCTTCAGAAGTGAGCTGAGGGCGGAATTCACTCGGAATATAAATATTACGAGGGTATCTTGCAGCAAAATCGATCCATTCTTCTCTGATCTTTTCTCTTTCTTCTTCCGATTTCTTTTCTCTAAAAGCTGCAGGCCAAAGTCTTTTGGCGGGGCCTTCCAGATCAGGATCTTCTTCAAAAGGGTGGGGAGCATCCGGGAATTCCAAGCCGCCGCTTCCATATTTTCGATCGACTACCTCGGAAGCTTCTTCTCCTAAACTGGGAGAATTCGTTTTTCTTTCCGGCCAAAATATAAATAAAATACAAATAACAAAAATAACTGCACCTGAGATCCAGGGCCAATAAGAACGAAAGAATTGCATTATGATAAAAAGATTGAAATTAGAATGTTGAATTTGGAATATTTCCCGCCCTATACCGAGAGCGGGAAATATTTCGGAATGTTAGACGAAAATTCCGATGACCCAAGAAATAAACTGACCGAACAGAGTATCCGTCAGGAATTTTTTCAAGTCAACCGGGTTACGATTTAAGGAATCGTAGTACCAAGCGGTGTATTCGCTCACTTGTGGAATGGAATAACCGTATTTGGAATTGATCGCTTTGATCAGCTCGTTCGCAAAAACCGCATGACCGTACATATTTGGATGTACACCGTCCAATCCGAAAATACCTGGTTGGCCAGGAAGAGGCCAGTTCGCTTTTGCATAACCAGGGCTATAACCGGAAGGGCTTTTGATCAAACGGCCATTCTCTTTCAAGTCGTCAAAAAGAACTTTAAGATCTGCTAATGCAAATCCCATAGCCACAGCCTGAGCCTTTACTTCGTTGTTTATAGAAGTTAAGAAGTTAGTGATTGTTGCCACTTCATTCTTATCTAAAACTTGAGAAGGATCTGAAACTGAAGAACGGAAGAATGCTTTCAAACCGGAATAGTTTACTCTTCCTTGGGGATCGTTATAGTTTTCCAAAAATGCGATAGAAGTTACATTCGGAACGGTGAATAGAACCCCACCTTTGATAGAACCGATCGCAGCCATTTTGGACATGGTAGAACGAATATCTCGGACAAATCTTGCTTGGTCTAAACAATCTGTAGAAGTGCTCAATGCAGTACAAAGAACATGGTTTGCTGCAGCAGTTCCGAATAAGAAACTAGGCTTCACAGCTTGCATTACTTGCATTTGGGTTCCGGAACTTCTTAAACCAAACTGATGGAATTTATCAGGAGATTGGCAATCAGGGACTTGCACCCAACGATACGTATACCAGTACCAAGTTTCCCAATACCATTGTTTTGCCCAAGTAGTTGCGTTGATGTTTTCGCACTGACCGGAAGTTTGTAGAACCGTAGTGTAATCCGCG from the Leptospira andrefontaineae genome contains:
- a CDS encoding DUF1304 domain-containing protein; translated protein: MILAARILAAIVGLLHVWIFIMESVLWMRPRIHRRFGVTDTKLAEAMKGVFLNQGFYNLFLAIGALYGAIFFEMHTCFAPSILVFSCLSVFGAGLVLLVSKPAMARAAIIQGLPPLIAVILYFISING
- a CDS encoding HEAT repeat domain-containing protein, which codes for MKLLVYSIFMIFRRAIISIICGVTVFSLMLGCFGPPRPDLLPEAEEEESPSLEQVVSDLKSQNPRMRSQAILELASLNERKYIPIAREWMRSSEKITKGPAILALGIWKDKSSLPEILNFLDPKSEIDIATVLESIARMEDPGAGNRVSSLLNQEDGSIRLLAVDTLVRINARQSGKIILASAKSNKDPDKAKTFAMALGKLNIIEAEDYLIDLASNSEPGPSLAASYLALGKIRSKKSIPLLVKAIQSNFDKGRENSSIALVDIKDPKILPLVLPILENQDREIRYRAADVLIGIPDPGFSTRILEVLIKGKAAAKAPASHVLGRIKFSKAREEIEKTLLDPNIPDREIIAQSLGYLGDKKSIPVLVKILKEDQTEAKYGAVWALGAIGSEEGLPYVEEACKSKDQKLAKIASESLGMIASPKSLSLLDKKTEDFPDLAPITLAAITSIPSEESRKILEKYAESENINLHQVAVSQLGAKKDPASVPVLIRLLQEDSRSRNRKLLISALKSVTGLKFASKNEWINWYILNFSNKHP